Part of the Bacillus cereus group sp. RP43 genome is shown below.
TCGACAAACACAGCTCCTGTTTGCTTTGTTTCTCCTCCAGAATTAGAAGCAACAGCTTCGATTTGGTATAAGCCATCAGGTAGAGGAGATCCGTCAGTTTTCGTACCATTCCATTTGAAAGATTTATAACCAGGTGTTTCATTTTTCCCTTGATGTATCATGCCTTGATATGCTACACGATCTTTCGTAATTAAATTAGCATGAAACGTTACATCTTCAACTGGTGTAACTAAATAGTAATTGATAAGGTTATCATCTAGTATTCGGTCATTATTTGGACTGAAAGTAGAATTAACGATTTCAAGTCCATCAATACGCTTGTATTCTTTCGGATCGATGCTAAATGTAAATGGAATACGCATTTCTTCAGTCTTTCCTTGCTCTTTTACGTATAGATTTCCCGTATATACACCTTGTGGTAAGGAGCTATCTACAGTAATAGTAAAAGGCTTTTCGATATTACTATTAGGTTTAATGCTAATAGAAGAAGGGAAAGAAGTCTGGATTTTTGTTTTTGTATCTAGTAATTCAATGCGAGTTGAAAAGTTTTTCTTTTTGTTAGAAAGATTTTGTAACGTAATATTTTGTGTTAGCTTCACTTTGCCGCTATTAGGTTTAATAAGACCGAAACTTACATTGTTTGGTTTCACTAATGCATCTGCTTTTGCTGCTTTTGGAATGTTAATTAAACCGGATCCTTGTGCCATGACAGGATATGTATTTTCATTGACATCCTTTAATGTTTTTGCAGTGTTGGCAAGAGCTGCTTTCAATTGTTCTGTCGTCCAATCAGGGTGCATTTGACGCAGCAGGGCAACGGATCCCGCTACTTGTGGCGCAGCCATACTTGTTCCGTTGTGAGATTCATAGCCACCTCTTGGTACTGTGCTTGTAATGTTTACTCCAGGTGCAACAACATCAGGTTTTATGAGCCAACTTCCTTGTGATGGTCCTCTTGAACTGAAGTTACCAATAAGTTCGGTTTGGTTTGGTTGTCCAATCTTTATATTTTTCTTTCGTTTTGTAATTAAATTTTTCAACTCTTCACCATTCATATTTGATAGTTGCATAACTGGAAGAGCCACATCTTCACGTCCAAAATATTCTGGCATAAGATTAATTTCTTTTTCGTTAGAAATTAGTAGCACGCCGAGAGCACCAGCTTGTTTCGCTTGTTCTGCTTTTACTAACGTGCTCGAAGTTCCTTGTAAAACAAGGGCGAACTTACCTTTCACATCTTGTTTAGCGTAATCACTTGGATTACCGTAGCCGACATATACAAGCTGAGCATCGTTTCCTACTTGGAAATCTGCTTTTGATAAAGGTAATCCTTGGTAAGATTTATTGGAACCAGCTACTTGGAATGTTGGAAATGGAATAGAAACTGTAGATGCTCCAACAGAGATGACACTACTTGCGTTACCAGGAGCGTCAACAGACCAAGGTTTTGGTCCATCATTTCCATTTGAGACGACCGCAGTAACACCAAGTTTTGCTGCGCGTTCTAATGTCATTGTTACAGGTTGATCAGGTACATTTAAATCTTGACCAAGAGATAGATTTAAAACATCGGCACCATCTTGAATAGCGCGCTCAATACCTTGAATAATATCTTCGGTCGTACCAGTACCACCATCATTCATGACACGGTAAGCGAGTATGGAAGCATTTGGAGCAATCCCCTTTATTTTTCCGTTACCAGCAATAATTCCAGCAACATGGGTACCGTGGACGTTTCCATCCATCGGATCATTATCTTCATCGACTGTATCGTAGCCACCAATATAATTTGCTTGTAAATCAGGATGGGTATAGTCTACACCTGAATCGATAATAGCGACTTTCATTCCTTTTCCATCAAGGGGTTTGCCAGTTGGATCTTTTAAATTCCATGCTTCAGGTGCACCAACTGTAGGGCCTCCAACGTTTGGTTTTGCTTGATCAGCTGGGATTTTTGATGTTTCATGTAACTTATATGTTAAGTTCGGATAAATTGCTTTTACTTCAGGTAAAGAAGCTAAAGCAGCAATTTGATCTCCGGGGATAGAAATAGAAAACCCAGAAAATAATGTACTGTATGTTTCTTTTATCGTTGCCTTCGGTGCTTTTTCTTTAATTTTCTTTGTTGTATCCTCTTGTGCCTTTTTTAGTTGCGTATGGTATGATTGCACATTGCTATTTTTTAGATCCGGAGCATGCTGAATATTACTTTGTGAAGCGAGCGGAGCGTGTTGCAATTCTACAATGACTGAAATTTCTTTTGATGTTTTTGTTTCAACATTTTGCGCGATTTTATTTTCGCCCCATTGTTCAATATTCGCTTTTAACTGTGGGCTAAATTGCTTCTCCTTTTGCAGTGATTCAGCATGTGCGCTTAAAGCTCCAAAACTAGAAAAGACGAGCGCCATACTTAATAGTGTGGATGCAGTTTTTTTCATTGAAACTCCCCCTAATAAAAAGTGCTAATATTCAGAAAAAAATAATCTTGCAAATTTATCTCAAATTACATAATCGGATGTCAGCTAAACTATATTTTCGACATAATTCATACCAATCCTCTTTGAATTAAAAATTTCTTGGGAAATTTTTTCTGATTATGTCGAATAGGCATTTTTTACATATTGTAGGTGGGCATTGAGGAATGCTAAAGATGGAAAATGGGGGTGCCATATGAAAAGGTTTATAGTAAGTGTAATCATGATTTTGTTCCTTTTTTTCTGTTCCAGTTCGATTAAAGGCGCAGAAAGTAATGAAGTGAAAGTTGCCTTTATTCGTAATCATAATCTATGGATTAAAGTCGGTGAGAAAGAAAAACAAATTACAAAAGGAGAGTACATAACAGGGCCGAAATGGTCACATAATGGAGAATGGCTTGCATATGCAAAAGGAAAGAAGCGAAATCATTTTGAACTGTATCGGCTGAAAGATGGAAAGAAAGTTACACCATCTCAATCAGAAGCATCGAATTATCAATGGTCACCAACAGAGAATATAATTGCATTTATATTTACAAGTACATTAAATACATTTGATGCTGAAAAAAAGAAAGCAGATTTTGAAAATGTAGCCAATGGTGTAGGGGACTATGCTTGGTACTCAGACGGACAGAGATTTTTTGTTTCCTCTGAAGCGTACTTGCTTCCAACAGGGTGGACAGGTGCTCAGTTATATGAAATACAAAAGGATGCAAATATGAATCCTCATAAGATGAAACATTTATATGCACTACCGAATGAGCATGATGACTTTTTAGCATTAGTTGGAAGTGGATTTAAGTGGTCGCCAGATCAAAAGTGGATTTCGTTTTTGGCAGTACCAACAGCTTCTTTATCAGCGGATAGTAATACACTTTGCTTAATTCGATCAGACGGCAGTCGTTTTGAAACAGTAGATCCAATGTTATTAAACACACAATGGTTCAAATGGGCACCATCAAAAAATATATTAGCCTATATTGAAGGGAGCGGGAGGGTTGCATTAGAGAATAAACATTTAAAAGTAAAAGAACTGCCGGCTCTCCAGCAAAATACATTTACTCCAAAAGGCTATGTTGATTGGGATTTCACATGGAAGAACGATAATGTAATTATCGTTTCAAGGGCAAAGGAAGCAGAGCTATCGGCCCCTCTAGAAAAAAGACCACTACCATCTTTATATGAAGTAAATAGTATAAACGATGAACAAAATCAAATTACAAAGCCATCAAATAGCCAAGGCGATTATAACCCTATTTTTATTAAGAAGAGCAACCAATTAATGTGGCTCCGTTCAAATCGTAAGAAAGCTGATGTATGGATTGGCCATAGCGATGGGAAATATGAAAAGAAGTGGATTGAAAATATAGATGTGCCAGAGTGGTATTATGAGAAATGGAATTGGGAAGATGTCCTTTCGGTTAAAGGTGAGTAAAAAACCTGCCTAAAATATAATTTTTAGGCAGGTTTCTCCATATTATTTATGTGTTTTATTTGGCTTTTTTTTCGCAGGGTTTCCGTTCCCTTGGCGCTTTCTATTTTGTTCATCTTTTGCTTGTTTTTCATGTAATGTATCTAAAAAGTTATTTGAGTTACTCATTTTTATATCTCTCCTTTTTTCATTGCGTCCTAGTTACTATAACCATTTAGGAGGATAATCATGAGATAAAAGTTAAGCGCTTAGTTTTCTTTGGTAGTATAAGTAAAATAGTCCATACGTAATGAATGACATAAGTAAAATTTGTAACTCTACATTTTCTTTTAAAATAGTTGCGACAGGATCTGGTAAGTAAGATGATGTATCGCTTGTTTCTAAACCTAACCATTTGTTTAAGAGGTTCATGATACAAAATATGAAAACACCGGACCAGCTTGCGATAATTGCTTTTTGTTTAATTTTCGTTTTACGTTCATCATCTGTAATCCAAGGATTAGCAGTTTTATCGCTATTAAAAAAGCCATTTATGTATCCCCATATGATCATTCCGATAAAGATGATAATCAATTTCATATTTGCATTCCTCCCCTTATTGTAAAAAGTATTTTATATAATTGTAATATTTTCCAAATATTAATGTCAAATACTTTTTACATTATGCTTTTAAAATAGCAGGATTAAAGAAAAAAAATAGGGAAGA
Proteins encoded:
- a CDS encoding DUF4023 domain-containing protein, whose product is MSNSNNFLDTLHEKQAKDEQNRKRQGNGNPAKKKPNKTHK
- a CDS encoding translocation protein TolB, which codes for MKRFIVSVIMILFLFFCSSSIKGAESNEVKVAFIRNHNLWIKVGEKEKQITKGEYITGPKWSHNGEWLAYAKGKKRNHFELYRLKDGKKVTPSQSEASNYQWSPTENIIAFIFTSTLNTFDAEKKKADFENVANGVGDYAWYSDGQRFFVSSEAYLLPTGWTGAQLYEIQKDANMNPHKMKHLYALPNEHDDFLALVGSGFKWSPDQKWISFLAVPTASLSADSNTLCLIRSDGSRFETVDPMLLNTQWFKWAPSKNILAYIEGSGRVALENKHLKVKELPALQQNTFTPKGYVDWDFTWKNDNVIIVSRAKEAELSAPLEKRPLPSLYEVNSINDEQNQITKPSNSQGDYNPIFIKKSNQLMWLRSNRKKADVWIGHSDGKYEKKWIENIDVPEWYYEKWNWEDVLSVKGE
- a CDS encoding S8 family serine peptidase; the encoded protein is MKKTASTLLSMALVFSSFGALSAHAESLQKEKQFSPQLKANIEQWGENKIAQNVETKTSKEISVIVELQHAPLASQSNIQHAPDLKNSNVQSYHTQLKKAQEDTTKKIKEKAPKATIKETYSTLFSGFSISIPGDQIAALASLPEVKAIYPNLTYKLHETSKIPADQAKPNVGGPTVGAPEAWNLKDPTGKPLDGKGMKVAIIDSGVDYTHPDLQANYIGGYDTVDEDNDPMDGNVHGTHVAGIIAGNGKIKGIAPNASILAYRVMNDGGTGTTEDIIQGIERAIQDGADVLNLSLGQDLNVPDQPVTMTLERAAKLGVTAVVSNGNDGPKPWSVDAPGNASSVISVGASTVSIPFPTFQVAGSNKSYQGLPLSKADFQVGNDAQLVYVGYGNPSDYAKQDVKGKFALVLQGTSSTLVKAEQAKQAGALGVLLISNEKEINLMPEYFGREDVALPVMQLSNMNGEELKNLITKRKKNIKIGQPNQTELIGNFSSRGPSQGSWLIKPDVVAPGVNITSTVPRGGYESHNGTSMAAPQVAGSVALLRQMHPDWTTEQLKAALANTAKTLKDVNENTYPVMAQGSGLINIPKAAKADALVKPNNVSFGLIKPNSGKVKLTQNITLQNLSNKKKNFSTRIELLDTKTKIQTSFPSSISIKPNSNIEKPFTITVDSSLPQGVYTGNLYVKEQGKTEEMRIPFTFSIDPKEYKRIDGLEIVNSTFSPNNDRILDDNLINYYLVTPVEDVTFHANLITKDRVAYQGMIHQGKNETPGYKSFKWNGTKTDGSPLPDGLYQIEAVASNSGGETKQTGAVFVDRTAPKLSSEVDQENLVIRGKVDDILLDWMTESGWVAPGHPVTIQYEINGNGAWEGAFLNPWEKNYEIYLDRSQLQQGKNTIHIVATDAAGNTTNLNVDLEVK
- a CDS encoding phosphoglycerate mutase produces the protein MKLIIIFIGMIIWGYINGFFNSDKTANPWITDDERKTKIKQKAIIASWSGVFIFCIMNLLNKWLGLETSDTSSYLPDPVATILKENVELQILLMSFITYGLFYLYYQRKLSA